The Calditrichota bacterium genomic interval GTCATGAATCCTCTCGTTTCGTGGCCCCTTCAATTGCCAGAGGCCGGTAATGCCTGGCTTGACGGTGAGGCGCTGCTCTTCCAGCGAGTTGTATTCCTGAACGATGTGAGGGAGCTCAGGCCGCGGGCCGACAAGGCTCATGTCCCCCTTCAGCACGTTCACCAATTGCGGCAGCTCATCGATGCACAGGCGGCGGATGATGCGGCCCACGCGAGTCACCCGTGGGTCGCCGTTTCCCTTGGGGCGCCAGTCATAGTCATCCACGTTCACGTACATGGTGCGGAACTTGTACATGGTGAAGGGCCTGCCCTTGAGGTCGCCGTTCCGGCGATCGAAGAGGTGCCCATTGCGGCGTTGCGCGCGCCGGCGATTCTGGCCAATGCGCACCTGTTTGAAAACCACTGGCCCCGGAGAATCAAGCCGCACTGCTATTGCCACCAGGGCAAAGAGCGGCATGCACAGCACCAGACCGATTGC includes:
- a CDS encoding sugar transferase; the encoded protein is MDSKAERIPGNIWCAATGQLVEFDTCEGQSIGWPALERAIDWRSRRAYEVAKRIIDVVVAAIGLVLCMPLFALVAIAVRLDSPGPVVFKQVRIGQNRRRAQRRNGHLFDRRNGDLKGRPFTMYKFRTMYVNVDDYDWRPKGNGDPRVTRVGRIIRRLCIDELPQLVNVLKGDMSLVGPRPELPHIVQEYNSLEEQRLTVKPGITGLWQLKGPRNERIHDNIHLDLNYVWRRSIWFDLAIMARTVLFVLRLKNV